In Triticum aestivum cultivar Chinese Spring chromosome 5B, IWGSC CS RefSeq v2.1, whole genome shotgun sequence, the following proteins share a genomic window:
- the LOC123116334 gene encoding DNA topoisomerase 1: MDRHVDYGTQSGDDAGDEMKSNDLSSASSVSSSSTENPNESHVQLNITNENVDDEIITNLSSPKTDSPKTDKEAQLKMVRKIANKKKKKRHEELDEEEEDGEEEEDESEVEDDEKRKRRRIVKTRMSEEV; the protein is encoded by the exons ATGGATCGTCATGTAGATTACGGCACTCAGTCGGGCGATGATGCTGGGG ATGAGATGAAGTCAAATGATTTATCTTCAGCTTCATCTGTATCATCTTCTTCTACAGAGAATCCGAATG AGAGTCATGTGCAACTCAATATCACCAACGAGAATGTAGATGATGAAATTATAACAAATCTGAGTTCACCTAAGACAGACAGCCCAAAAACTGACAAGGAAGCACAACTTAAGATGGTGAGGAAGATTgcgaataaaaagaaaaagaaaaggcatgAAGAAttagacgaggaagaggaggatggggaggaggaggaggacgagagtGAAGTAGAGGACgacgagaagaggaagaggaggaggatagtgaagacgaggatgagtgAAGAAGTATAA